A single genomic interval of Meles meles chromosome 9, mMelMel3.1 paternal haplotype, whole genome shotgun sequence harbors:
- the LOC123950303 gene encoding mitochondrial chaperone BCS1 — protein MPLSDFILALKDNPYFGAGFGLVGVGTALALARKGAQLGLVAFRRHYMITLEVPARDRSYAWLLSWLTQHSTRTQHLSVETSYLQHESGRISTKFEFVPSPGNHFIWYQGKWIRVERSREMQMIDLQTGTPWESVTFTALGTDRKVFFNILEEARELALQQEEGKTVMYTAMGSEWRPFGYPRRRRPLSSVVLEQGLANRIVRDVREFIDNPKWYTDRGIPYRRGYLLYGPPGCGKSSFITALAGELEHSICLLSLTDSSLSDDRLNHLLSVAPQQSLVLLEDVDAAFLSRDLAAENPVKYQGLGRLTFSGLLNALDGVASTEARIVFMTTNHVDRLDPALIRPGRVDMKEYVGYCSHWQLTQMFQRFYPGQAPSLAEAFAGRVLQVTTHISPAQVQGYFMLYKNDPAGAIHSAESLRT, from the exons ATGCCCCTCTCAGACTTTATTCTTGCCTTGAAGGACAATCCCTACTTTGGGGCTGGTTTTGGGCTTGTGGGTGTGGGCacagccctggccctggcccgGAAGGGTGCCCAGCTGGGCCTGGTAGCATTCCGGCGTCATTACATGATCACGCTGGAAGTCCCTGCTCGAGACCGAAGCTACGCCTGGTTGCTTAGCTGGCTCACCCAGCATAGTACCCGTACTCAGCACCTCAGTGTTGAGACTTCATACCTTCAGCATGAGAGTGGGCGCATCTCCACCAAGTTTGAATTTGTCCCCAGCCCTGGAAACCACTTTATCTG GTATCAGGGGAAATGGATCCGAGTGGAACGAAGCCGAGAGATGCAGATGATAGACCTGCAGACAGGGACCCCTTGGGAATCTGTCACCTTCACAGCTCTGGGCACTGACCGAAAGGTCTTCTTCAACATCCTGGAGGAAG CTCGAGAGCTGGCCTTgcagcaggaggaagggaagacagTGATGTACACAGCCATGGGCTCCGAGTGGCGTCCTTTTGGCTATCCACGCCGGCGGCGGCCACTGAGTTCTGTGGTTCTAGAACAGGGTCTGGCCAACCGAATTGTCAGAGATGTCCGGGAATTCATTGATAATCCCAAGTGGTACACCGACAGAG GCATTCCCTACAGACGTGGCTACCTGCTTTATGGGCCCCCTGGTTGTGGAAAAAGCAGTTTTAT cACAGCCCTGGCGGGGGAACTGGAGCACAGCATCTGCCTGCTGAGCCTCACGGACTCCAGCCTCTCCGATGACCGGCTCAACCACCTGCTGAGTGTGGCCCCGCAGCAGAGCCTGGTGCTCCTGGAGGACGTGGACGCAGCCTTTCTTAGCCGAGACCTAGCTgcagaga ACCCAGTCAAGTACCAAGGTCTAGGTCGCCTCACCTTCAGCGGACTGCTCAATGCCTTGGATGGCGTGGCGTCCACGGAGGCCCGCATCGTGTTCATGACCACCAACCATGTTGACAG GCTGGACCCTGCCTTGATACGTCCCGGACGAGTAGACATGAAGGAGTATGTGGGCTACTGCTCACACTGGCAGCTGACCCAGATGTTCCAGAGGTTCTATCCAGGGCAAGCACCTTCCTTGGCTGAGGCCTTTGCAGGACGTGTCCTTCAGGTTACAACTCACATCAGTCCCGCCCAGGTACAGGGCTACTTCATGCTGTATAAGAATGACCCTGCAGGGGCGATTCACAGTGCTGAGTCTCTGAGGACTTGA